From the genome of Streptacidiphilus rugosus AM-16, one region includes:
- a CDS encoding VOC family protein: protein MSIDLFAGIRVRDYVAARTWYTRVLGAEPDFCPNDTEAVWRLDDHRFLYIQEDVEHPGHALHTVLVDDLDARVAAIAAQGPTPVLREEYPNGARKVVYRDADGNELGFGEVPA, encoded by the coding sequence ATGAGCATCGACCTGTTCGCGGGGATTCGCGTCCGTGACTACGTCGCGGCGAGGACCTGGTACACCCGCGTGCTGGGCGCGGAGCCCGACTTCTGCCCGAACGACACCGAGGCCGTCTGGAGGCTGGACGACCACCGGTTCCTCTACATCCAGGAGGACGTCGAGCATCCCGGCCACGCCCTCCACACCGTCCTCGTGGACGACCTCGACGCCCGCGTCGCCGCGATCGCGGCACAGGGTCCGACGCCGGTGCTGCGCGAGGAGTACCCGAACGGCGCGCGCAAGGTCGTCTACCGCGACGCCGACGGGAACGAGCTGGGCTTCGGCGAGGTCCCGGCGTAG